CGATGATATGCGGCAGGTGCGAGACGATGGCGAGCACCATGTCGTGATGGTCGTGCTCCATCGTGTCGATGTTGGAGCCACAGCGCCGCCAGAACTCCGACAGCTTCTCCAGCGCTTCCGGGTCGGTGCCCGGCAGCGGGGTAAAAATGCACCAGCGGTTCTCGAAGAGGTCCGCGAAGCCGGCGTCGGGGCCTGACTTCTCCGTTCCCGCAATAGGGTGGCCAGGAATGAAATGCACGCCCGCAGGGATGTGCGGCGCCATCTGGGCGATCACCGAGGACTTGGTCGAGCCGACGTCGGTCACGATTGCGCCCGGCTTCAGGGCAGGCGCGATCTGCTGCGCCACCTCGCCGGAGGATCCGACCGGAACCGAAACGATCACCAGATCGGCGTCGCGGACGGCTTCCTCGAGGTCGGTCGTGTAGCTGTCGCCCAGCTTCAGCTCCGCCGCACGGGCGAGGGTCTTTTCGCTGCGCGTCGCGATCGCGACATGGCCGGCCAGGTTCTCGCGGCGGATGACGCGCGCCAGCGAGGAGCCGATCAGGCCGATGCCGATCAGGGCGATTTTCTCGAACATCGGGTTGGGCATGATCAGCTCTTCAGAAATTCGGACAGCGCGTCGATGACGCCGCGATTGGCTTCTTCGGTACCGACCGACATGCGCAACGCATTGGGGAAGCCGTAGCCGGTCACTGCGCGCAGCACGTAACCGCGCTCGGTGAGATAGGCGTCCGCCGCGGCGGCGCTGTGCCTGCCATCTTCGGGGAAGTGCACCAGCAGGAAGTTGCCGACGCTCGGCGTGACGCGCAGGCCAAGCGCGGTGAATTGCTCGGTCAGCCAGGTGCGCCAGCGTTCGTTGTGCGTGACGCTGAGCTCGAGATAGGCGCGATCGTGGACGGCGGCGATCCCCGCCTCGATGGCGACGGCGTTGACGTTGAAGGGACCGCGCATGCGGTTGATCGCGTCGACGATGGGAAGCGGTGCGTACATCCAGCCGATGCGCGCGCCGCCGAGGCCGAGCTTCGAGAAGGTGCGTGTCATCACGACATTGTCGGAACTGGAGACCAGTTCGATGCCGGCCTCGTAGTCGTTGCGCCTGACGAACTCGGCATAGGCGGCGTCGAGCACGAAGAGCACGTGAGGAGGCAGGCCGGCATGCAGGCGCCGGATCTCGTCGAAGGGCAGGTATGTGCCCGTCGGGTTGTTGGGATTGGCCAGGAAAAGGATCTTCGTGCGCGGGGTTACCGCGGCCAGGATGGCGTCGACGTCGGCGCGTTCGTCGCGCTCCTTGACGATCACCGGCGTGCCGCCCGCCGCCT
This portion of the Mesorhizobium shangrilense genome encodes:
- a CDS encoding prephenate/arogenate dehydrogenase family protein, with the translated sequence MPNPMFEKIALIGIGLIGSSLARVIRRENLAGHVAIATRSEKTLARAAELKLGDSYTTDLEEAVRDADLVIVSVPVGSSGEVAQQIAPALKPGAIVTDVGSTKSSVIAQMAPHIPAGVHFIPGHPIAGTEKSGPDAGFADLFENRWCIFTPLPGTDPEALEKLSEFWRRCGSNIDTMEHDHHDMVLAIVSHLPHIIAYNIVGTADDLQQVTKSEVIKYSASGFRDFTRLAASDPTMWRDVCLHNKDAILEMLARFSEDLASLQRAIRWGDGDKLFDMFTRTRAIRRSIIEAGQEIDAPDFGRQAIEHPVKK
- the hisC gene encoding histidinol-phosphate transaminase gives rise to the protein MSNTNAPTRPQPKPGVMDIDAYVPGKSTAPAGVKLHKLSSNENPLGPSPKAIAAAREVAGKLDIYPDGTARRLREALAEAHGLNAANIVCSNGSDEILGLLAQTYLSPGDEAIFTEHAFMVYKIYVKAAGGTPVIVKERDERADVDAILAAVTPRTKILFLANPNNPTGTYLPFDEIRRLHAGLPPHVLFVLDAAYAEFVRRNDYEAGIELVSSSDNVVMTRTFSKLGLGGARIGWMYAPLPIVDAINRMRGPFNVNAVAIEAGIAAVHDRAYLELSVTHNERWRTWLTEQFTALGLRVTPSVGNFLLVHFPEDGRHSAAAADAYLTERGYVLRAVTGYGFPNALRMSVGTEEANRGVIDALSEFLKS